The following proteins are co-located in the Ficedula albicollis isolate OC2 chromosome 25, FicAlb1.5, whole genome shotgun sequence genome:
- the SEMA4A gene encoding semaphorin-4A, whose protein sequence is MALGPSWGAPPAPPAMPAALGLLCGVLVPAALLCAEPLPRLAFPRGDPRRTLTHFSQENVSHYDIFLLDESKEELYVGARDWVLALAVGTPGSIRAKASIMWGPTEEKTSECAFKKKSQETECFNFIRVLVALNQTHLYVCGTYAFSPACTYIALENFTLVSSGRGQPFLDGKGQCPFDPQHTYTALLVDGELYAGTMNNFQGNEPIISRSLGTRTLLKTDAFLRWLSADAAFVASFSIPGDDKVYFFFEETADEFDFFERLLVPRVARVCKSDVGGDKVLQKKWTTFLKAQLVCSQAGRFPFNVIHHAFALLRHDGRADFYAVFTSQWQVGRAGSAAVCAYSQEDLEKVFEGKFKELNKESSRWTVYSGPDMHPRPGSCFMGPSSDKVLSFMKDHFLMDGKVSPIQGRPLLVKSDVTYTHITVDETRGVSGTMYRVMFLATDEGLLHKAVELPGGSHIVESIQLFAVPQPVKNLLLAPGKGVLYVGYSRGVLQIPLANCTLHRSCAECVLARDPYCAWHSLEGSCQPAHLAAQDGNAWLQDVETGNPVTTCHRGRSAAVPRSRGAPEDPSVQRLSPPLNTVVQLPCPRQSALATYSWQQRSSARGHTVLLPDHTLVVVMQQGTAGTYTCQATENGYTWTVARYQLGDAAPGDALAEEDVVWESSSLGAPRSYWAGFVAVTVLLAVTLTAAACLALLAYRDQLKARSKVRGCGAPHSPPSRMGSESSRVIPQDEKQKKWEA, encoded by the exons ATGGCGCTGGGACCCTCGTGGGGCGCACCCCCGGCGCCCCCCGCCATGCCCGCcgccctggggctgctctgcgGGGTGCTGGTGCCCGCTGCCCTGCTCTGCGCAGAGCCCCTGCCCCGCCTCGCCTTCCCCCGCG gggaCCCCCGGAGGACCCTCACCCACTTCAGCCAGGAGAACGTCTCCCATTACGACATCTTCCTGCTGGACGAGAGCAAGGAGGAGCTGTACGTGGGGGCACGAGACTGGGTGCTGGCCCTCGCTGTGGGCACCCCTGGCAGCATCCGTGCCAAGGCCTCG ATAATGTGGGGACCCACAGAGGAGAAAACCTCTGAATGTGCTTTTAAGAAGAAGAGCCAAGAG ACTGAGTGCTTCAACTTTATCCGAGTGCTGGTGGCCCTGAACCAGACCCACCTCTACGTCTGTGGGACCTACGccttcagccctgcctgcacctACATT GCCCTGGAAAACTTCACACTGGTGTCCAGTGGCAGAGGACAGCCCTTCCTGGACGGGAAGGGCCAGTGCCCCTTTGACCCCCAGCACACCTACACGGCCCTGCTGGTGG ATGGAGAGCTCTACGCCGGCACCATGAACAACTTCCAGGGCAACGAGCCCATCATCTCCCGCTCGCTGGGCACCCGCACGCTGCTCAAGACCGACGCCTTCCTGCGCTGGCTCTCGG CCGACGCTGCCTTCGTGGCCTCcttcagcatccctggggacGACAAGGTCTACTTCTTCTTCGAGGAGACGGCGGACGAGTTCGACTTCTTTGAGCGGCTGCTGGTGCCGCGGGTGGCCCGTGTCTGCAAG AGCGATGTAGGGGGGGACAAGGTGCTGCAGAAGAAGTGGACAACGTTCCTGAAGGCGCAGCTGGTGTGCTCCCAGGCCGGCCGCTTCCCCTTCAACGTCATCCACCACGCCTTCGCCCTGCTCCGCCACGACGGCCGCGCCGACTTCTACGCCGTCTTCACCTCGCAGTG gcaggTGGGCAGGGCGGGCAGCGCCGCCGTCTGTGCCTACAGCCAGGAGGATCTGGAGAAGGTCTTCGAGGGCAAGTTCAAGGAGCTGAACAAGGAGAGCTCTCGCTGGACTGTCTACAGCGGCCCTGACATGCACCCCCGGCCCGGCAGC TGCTTCATGGGTCCCTCCTCGGACAAAGTCCTCTCCTTCATGAAGGACCATTTCCTGATGGACGGGAAGGTGTCACCCATCCAGGGGCGGCCTCTCCTGGTGAAGTCGGACGTCACCTACACACACATCACAGTGGATGAGACTCGGGGGGTCTCGGGAACCATGTACCGTGTCATGTTCCTGGCCACAG ATGAGGGTCTCCTGCACAAGGcagtggagctgcctgggggtTCCCACATCGTGGAGAGCATCCAGCTCTTTGCGGTGCCACAGCCCGTGAagaacctgctgctggccccgGGGAAG ggcGTCCTCTATGTGGGCTACTCCAGAGGAGTCCTGCAGATCCCGCTGGCCAACTGCACCTTGCACCGGAGCTGCGCCGAGTGCGTGCTGGCACGGGACCCTTACTGcgcctggcacagcctggagggCTCCTGCCAGCCCGCCCACCTCGCTGCCCAGGACGG GAACGCGTGGCTGCAGGATGTTGAGACAGGGAATCCAGTCACCACGTGCCACCGCGGGAGGAGCGCAGCCGTGCCCCGATCCCGGGGGGCACCGGAGGATCCCTCCGtacaga GGCTCAGCCCCCCGCTGAACACCGTGGTCCAGCTGCCGTGCCCCCGGCAATCCGCCCTGGCCACCTACAGCTGGCAGCAGCGCAGCAGCGCCCGCGGGCACACGGTGCTGCTGCCGGACCACACGCTGGTGGTCGTCATGCAGCAGGGAACGGCCGGCACCTACACGTGCCAGGCGACCGAGAACGGCTACACCTGGACCGTGGCTCGCTACCAGCTCGGGGACGCCGCCCCGGGGGACGCGCTGGCTGAGGAGGACGTGGTCTGGGAGTCCTCGAGCCTCGGCGCCCCCCGCTCCTACTGGGCCGGGTTCGTGGCCGTGACGGTGCTGCTGGCCGTGACGCTGACCGCGGCTGCCTGCCTGGCTCTCCTCGCCTATCGCGACCAGCTCAAAGCCCGCAGCAAGGTGCGCGGCTGCGGCGCGCCCCACAGCCCCCCGTCCCGAATgggctctgagagcagcaggg TAATTCcgcaag atgaaaaacagaagaagtgggAAGCCTGA
- the SLC25A44 gene encoding solute carrier family 25 member 44: MEDKRNIPIIEWEHLDKRKFYVLGICMTMMIRVSVYPFTLIRTRLQVQKGKSLYKGTLDAFVKILRTEGAAGLYRGFLVNTFTLISGQCYVTTYELTRKYVARYNNNNAVKSLVAGGSASLVAQSITVPIDVVSQHLMMQRKGESMGRFKVQSQDGKRLLVFGQTKDIIVQIFKADGFRGFYRGYVASLLTYIPNSAVWWPFYHFYAEQLSSLTPKDCPHLLLQAISGPLAAATASTLTNPMDVVRARVQVEGKSSIILTFKQLIAEEGPWGLTKGLSARIISATPSTIVIVVGYETLKKLSLRPELVDSRHW, encoded by the exons ATGGAGGACAAACGCAACATCCCCATCATCGAGTGGGAGCACCTGGACAAGAGGAAGTTCTACGTGCTGGGGATCTGCATGACGATGATGATCCGGGTCAGCGTGTACCCCTTCACGCTGATCCGCACGCGGCTGCAGGTGCAGAAGGGCAAGAGCCTGTACAAGGGCACTCTGGACGCCTTTGTGAAGATCCTGCGGACGGAGGGCGCGGCCGGGCTGTACCGCGGCTTCCTGGTGAACACCTTCACGCTGATCTCGGGCCAGTGCTACGTCACCACCTACGAGCTCACCCGCAAGTACGTGGCGCGCTACAACAACAACAACGCCGTCAAGTCGCTGGTGGCCGGCGGCTCGGCCTCCCTGGTGGCCCAGAGCATCACGGTGCCCATCGACGTCGTCTCCCAGCACCTCATGATGCAGAGGAAGGGGGAGAGCATGGGCAGGTTCAAGGTGCAGAGCCAGGACGGCAAGCGGCTGCTGGTCTTCGGCCAAACCAAGGACATCATTGTACAGATTTTCAAGGCTGACGGTTTTAGAGGCTTCTACAGGGGTTATGTGGCCTCGCTGCTCACTTATATTCCCAACAGTGCGGTCTGGTGGCCCTTCTACCACTTCTATGCTG AACAGCTCTCGAGTTTGACTCCTAAGGACTGtccccacctcctcctgcaaGCCATATCAGGGCCCCTTGCAGCTGCAACAGCTTCCACCCTCACCAACCCCATGGACGTGGTGAGGGCCCGGGTCCAG GTGGAAGGCAAGAGCTCCATCATTCTCACCTTCAAGCAGCTGATTGCAGAGGAGGGTCCCTGGGGGCTGACTAAAGGCCTCTCTGCACGCATCATTTCAGCCACTCCCTCCACCATTGTCATCGTGGTGGGGTATGAGACGCTGAAGAAACTGAGCCTGCGCCCAGAGCTGGTGGACTCGAGGCACTGGtag